The Streptomyces sp. NBC_01255 genome window below encodes:
- a CDS encoding ATP-binding cassette domain-containing protein, with protein sequence MHPSPTPPTTPTPPDQDTTDGGPSASERLLFGGELAYDFGWGRHHGVWLKLSLRAMALSLPRQVGIAVRLAREADRRALYTVVAAEFGRGVTQAVSLIAVNAILVELLAQGSTVERLRSALPSLVVVAVLAVLASAGKSASAAATGILEPKVQRVATERYLGLVARVELEAIEDDAFHKLMDSAQWGAESSRRMVGYCTAVVTSAISLVAAAGVLTVLHPLLLPLLIAMALPSAWSSLTMARARYVSWHRFVQHARAAQLISRLLIDQQAAGEVRVHDVGPFLLEHFRGMAETSEREQTRLAWIGARTGLTADAARGLATVGTYAVLGLLLWDGHMALAVGGTAVLAIRTGSASITDLVLRVTDVQEESLFVADLETLCEEAVRREIPTTGVDLPEEVDEIRFEKVTFTYPGAEKPSLSEVDLVVPRGRTVAFVGRNGSGKTTVTRLLCGLYLPDDGRVTWGGVDTARACRAQVFDRVAMVAQNFHRWPFTARVNIGIGRPGGPLDDAPIGDAAAYAGADDVVKGLPRGLDTLLARGYRGGQEISGGQWQKIGLARARYREGQVLIVDEPTSALDPAAEQRVFDQIHRLAGTGQTTILITHRLHSVAHADLIYVMEEGRVVEAGTFAELMDPVTGTGAFREAYELQARQFVRPSVPSQGGPAGAESPTATASATDMTP encoded by the coding sequence ATGCATCCCTCCCCCACCCCGCCGACGACACCCACCCCACCCGATCAGGACACCACCGACGGCGGCCCCTCCGCCTCCGAACGGCTGCTGTTCGGCGGGGAGCTCGCGTACGACTTCGGCTGGGGCCGGCACCACGGCGTCTGGCTGAAGCTGAGCCTGCGCGCCATGGCGCTCTCGCTCCCCCGGCAGGTCGGCATCGCCGTGCGGCTGGCCCGCGAGGCCGACCGCCGGGCTCTGTACACGGTCGTGGCAGCCGAGTTCGGGCGGGGTGTCACCCAGGCGGTGTCGCTGATCGCCGTGAACGCGATCCTGGTCGAGCTCCTCGCCCAGGGCAGCACCGTCGAGCGACTGCGCTCCGCGCTGCCCTCCCTCGTCGTCGTCGCCGTCCTCGCGGTGCTCGCCTCCGCCGGGAAGTCGGCCTCCGCCGCGGCGACCGGGATCCTGGAGCCCAAGGTGCAACGGGTCGCCACGGAGCGGTACTTGGGCCTGGTCGCCCGGGTCGAGCTGGAGGCCATCGAGGACGACGCGTTCCACAAGCTGATGGACTCCGCCCAGTGGGGTGCGGAGTCGTCGCGCCGGATGGTCGGGTACTGCACGGCCGTGGTCACCTCGGCGATCTCGCTCGTCGCGGCCGCCGGCGTCCTCACCGTCCTGCACCCCTTGCTGCTGCCCCTGCTGATCGCCATGGCGCTGCCGAGCGCGTGGAGTTCGCTGACGATGGCGCGGGCGCGGTACGTGAGCTGGCACCGGTTCGTGCAGCACGCGCGGGCCGCGCAGTTGATCAGCCGGCTCCTGATCGACCAGCAGGCGGCGGGCGAGGTCCGGGTCCACGACGTGGGTCCGTTCCTCCTCGAACACTTCCGGGGCATGGCGGAGACCAGCGAGCGGGAACAGACCCGGCTGGCGTGGATCGGCGCCCGGACGGGACTGACGGCGGACGCGGCGCGCGGTCTGGCGACCGTCGGCACGTACGCCGTGCTCGGGTTGCTCCTGTGGGACGGGCACATGGCCCTCGCCGTCGGCGGCACGGCCGTCCTCGCGATCCGTACGGGTTCGGCGAGCATCACCGATCTGGTACTGCGGGTCACCGACGTACAGGAGGAGTCGCTGTTCGTGGCCGATCTGGAGACCCTCTGCGAGGAGGCGGTCCGCCGCGAGATCCCCACCACCGGGGTGGACCTGCCCGAGGAGGTCGACGAGATCCGGTTCGAGAAGGTCACCTTCACCTATCCGGGGGCGGAGAAGCCGTCCCTGAGCGAGGTCGACCTGGTCGTCCCCCGGGGCAGGACGGTCGCGTTCGTCGGCAGGAACGGTTCGGGCAAGACCACGGTCACCCGCCTGCTCTGCGGGCTCTACCTCCCGGACGACGGCCGGGTGACCTGGGGCGGGGTCGACACGGCGCGGGCCTGCCGGGCGCAGGTCTTCGACCGTGTCGCGATGGTCGCGCAGAACTTCCACCGCTGGCCCTTCACCGCCCGCGTCAACATCGGCATCGGCCGGCCCGGTGGCCCGCTCGACGACGCGCCGATCGGGGACGCGGCGGCGTACGCGGGTGCGGACGACGTCGTCAAGGGACTCCCCCGCGGCCTGGACACGCTCCTGGCGCGCGGCTACCGGGGCGGCCAGGAGATCTCCGGCGGGCAGTGGCAGAAGATCGGCCTCGCCCGGGCGCGGTACCGCGAGGGCCAGGTCCTGATCGTGGACGAACCGACGAGCGCCCTCGACCCGGCCGCCGAGCAGCGGGTCTTCGACCAGATCCACCGCCTCGCAGGCACCGGCCAGACCACGATCCTGATCACCCACCGCCTGCACAGCGTGGCCCACGCGGACCTCATCTACGTGATGGAGGAGGGCCGGGTCGTGGAGGCCGGTACCTTCGCGGAACTCATGGACCCCGTCACCGGCACGGGTGCCTTCCGCGAGGCGTACGAGCTCCAGGCCCGTCAGTTCGTGCGCCCCTCCGTCCCTTCCCAGGGCGGGCCCGCGGGCGCCGAATCCCCCACGGCCACCGCGTCCGCTACGGACATGACGCCGTGA
- a CDS encoding DUF6271 family protein, translating to MRRVCLTLPTNRACSETLRAVAEEAAYGARRFGVEVHLLVLDSSEAPVLAEHRETVDGLPPAPGVVVHHLDETQQRTFLQAVIARSGVAAPDRVLDLMLPSRVSYGACTNRAFLIAEALGCASVHRRDSDSRYQVHSERPEGGEPVFPIHHELTSLGRRAAEVAGLVSRSRLDPACADRPVALVGGSFVGEMSVDVEEIRRLDPAVYDDVVGLSVPDGYPEIWRRNLIAESFRGAGTAPFTSDLTTLTRVGPTRVDMCNIGFTREVYGRVPLPPATDTIGSDYFLIHLVHDARLPGVLHNRHIINFHTRERRSDAGFLAYQRRLAKFLLSTPYFDAVYGQMAAAGAELLDSDGQVRASAVAGFVRDSTRLDRVENAERLDVIDRSFRKLGGRYAGAADVLAAERERLLDESRADMEEFALLIDAWGPLTRSTKSVKGITW from the coding sequence GTGCGCCGTGTCTGCCTGACCCTCCCCACCAACCGGGCGTGCTCCGAGACCCTCAGGGCGGTCGCCGAGGAGGCCGCCTACGGCGCCCGCCGGTTCGGCGTCGAGGTGCACCTCCTGGTCCTGGACTCCTCCGAGGCACCGGTGCTCGCCGAACACCGCGAGACGGTGGACGGTCTGCCCCCGGCCCCGGGCGTGGTCGTCCACCACCTCGACGAGACGCAGCAGCGGACCTTCCTGCAAGCGGTGATCGCGCGGTCCGGCGTCGCCGCACCCGACCGGGTGCTCGACCTGATGCTGCCGTCCCGCGTGTCCTACGGCGCCTGCACCAACCGCGCCTTCCTGATCGCCGAGGCCCTGGGCTGCGCCTCGGTCCACCGCCGGGACTCGGACAGCCGCTACCAGGTCCACTCCGAGCGCCCGGAGGGCGGCGAACCGGTCTTCCCGATCCACCACGAGCTGACGTCCCTGGGACGGCGCGCAGCCGAGGTGGCCGGGCTCGTGTCGCGGAGCAGGCTCGATCCCGCGTGCGCGGACCGGCCGGTGGCCCTGGTCGGCGGCTCCTTCGTCGGCGAGATGTCCGTGGACGTCGAGGAGATCCGCCGGCTCGATCCCGCCGTCTACGACGACGTCGTCGGCCTGTCGGTCCCCGACGGCTATCCGGAGATCTGGCGCAGGAACCTCATCGCGGAGTCGTTCCGCGGCGCCGGGACCGCCCCCTTCACGAGCGACCTCACGACGCTCACCCGCGTCGGCCCCACGCGTGTCGACATGTGCAACATCGGCTTCACCCGCGAGGTCTACGGCCGGGTGCCGCTGCCTCCCGCCACCGACACCATCGGCAGCGACTACTTCCTCATCCACCTGGTCCACGACGCCCGGCTGCCCGGCGTCCTGCACAACCGTCACATCATCAACTTCCATACACGCGAGCGCCGTTCCGATGCGGGCTTCCTCGCCTATCAGCGGCGGCTCGCGAAGTTCCTCCTGTCCACGCCGTACTTCGACGCCGTGTACGGGCAGATGGCCGCCGCCGGAGCGGAGTTGCTCGACTCCGACGGCCAGGTCCGTGCGTCCGCCGTCGCCGGGTTCGTCAGGGACAGCACCCGGCTGGACCGCGTCGAGAACGCCGAGCGGCTGGACGTCATCGACCGCTCGTTCCGCAAGCTCGGCGGCCGCTACGCCGGGGCCGCCGACGTCCTCGCCGCCGAGCGCGAGCGACTCCTCGACGAGTCCCGCGCCGACATGGAGGAGTTCGCCCTCCTGATCGACGCCTGGGGCCCGCTGACCCGCTCCACGAAGTCCGTGAAAGGCATCACATGGTGA
- a CDS encoding MFS transporter: MDTDGVTVRQKPDPLPSPWRSSRFRLFFTARSASLLADGMLMVSLTTAVLGAGYGASGVGYALAAWMAPIVLLVLVGGVLADRFTPQVMMVGADVVRLVAMLALAALLAAGGVRLWHIMALLALSGAATAMFQPGLASMVPQVAEDIQRANALLRISEAICTLAGPGLAGLLVAYWDVAGSFLVIAAAFALSALGLAPLRKLSTAKDDSADPLWQRLATGWHEFRSRSWLWGVIAVWAVYGLFVFGPALPLGAALLTEQHGASGYGWIASADGAGTIVGGLLGMRVKPRRPLVAGALAMVFFSLNPLAPALGWSFTLTAVTGVVAGCGFAFWGVMWATSVQTHIPLAVLSRVSAYDIAGSIMVIPLGRALAGPAAETFGADRVLLFSAVVGVVFLGVMLCVPAVRALGRAPEGG; encoded by the coding sequence ATGGATACCGATGGTGTGACCGTCCGGCAGAAGCCGGACCCGCTTCCCAGCCCCTGGCGGTCGAGCCGCTTCCGGCTGTTCTTCACGGCCCGCAGCGCGTCGCTGCTCGCCGACGGCATGCTGATGGTCTCGCTCACGACCGCCGTCCTCGGTGCGGGTTACGGGGCCAGTGGCGTCGGTTACGCGCTGGCCGCGTGGATGGCGCCGATCGTCCTGCTGGTCCTCGTCGGCGGCGTCCTCGCCGACCGGTTCACCCCGCAGGTCATGATGGTCGGCGCCGACGTGGTGCGCCTGGTCGCCATGCTCGCGCTCGCGGCACTGCTCGCCGCGGGCGGGGTGCGGCTCTGGCACATCATGGCGCTGCTCGCACTCAGCGGCGCGGCGACGGCCATGTTCCAGCCGGGTCTGGCGAGCATGGTCCCCCAGGTCGCCGAGGACATCCAGCGGGCGAACGCGCTCCTGCGGATCTCCGAGGCGATCTGCACCCTGGCCGGCCCCGGGCTCGCGGGCCTCCTCGTCGCCTACTGGGACGTGGCGGGATCCTTCCTGGTCATCGCGGCGGCCTTCGCGCTCAGCGCGCTGGGTCTCGCGCCACTGCGGAAACTGAGCACGGCCAAGGACGACAGCGCCGACCCGCTGTGGCAGAGGCTGGCCACGGGCTGGCACGAGTTCCGGTCCCGGTCCTGGCTGTGGGGCGTCATCGCCGTCTGGGCGGTCTACGGCCTGTTCGTCTTCGGCCCGGCCCTGCCGCTGGGCGCCGCGCTGCTCACCGAACAGCACGGGGCGAGCGGCTACGGCTGGATCGCCTCCGCCGACGGGGCCGGGACGATCGTCGGCGGTCTGCTCGGCATGCGCGTCAAGCCTCGCCGTCCGCTCGTCGCGGGCGCCCTCGCCATGGTCTTCTTCTCGCTCAACCCCCTGGCTCCCGCTCTCGGCTGGTCGTTCACGCTCACGGCCGTCACCGGCGTCGTGGCCGGCTGCGGCTTCGCCTTCTGGGGAGTCATGTGGGCGACCAGCGTGCAGACCCACATCCCGCTGGCCGTCCTCAGCCGTGTCTCCGCCTACGACATCGCCGGCTCCATCATGGTGATCCCGCTGGGCCGGGCACTGGCCGGCCCGGCGGCGGAGACCTTCGGTGCCGACCGGGTGCTGCTCTTCTCCGCCGTGGTGGGTGTCGTGTTCCTCGGAGTCATGCTCTGCGTCCCGGCCGTGCGGGCGCTGGGGCGGGCTCCGGAGGGCGGCTAG
- a CDS encoding condensation domain-containing protein, whose amino-acid sequence MVSERATSRLKDIRARACTVTVAYAGGEERRGPVTMGQANMIRCILRDEPAHINIHDVWPAPAGTGMEAAVDALRALAVRHEALRTTFPHAPGSAPREQVVAAEGTFTVTVLDHDELPGEPDRYAESLAREARDERFHLDRDFPLRVSLVALDGTPVYAALAASHAVADISALAVLKEEWLALLAGGTLPPQTALTPLGLAAEEAAPAGLRKSAASLGYWERIIRTGPQAMFAEPGAEGTEVRAPQLTLRSRRGARALALVAERTGGLPSTVLLTAWCALLAHRTDQPACVTAVPTSNRYEPRLTRSVNTLSQDALLCLDVRVPSFDVLLGKAWGAALNAYRHSRFDAVSLWEMIGRATFERGSRFTRDVAFNDVSTLPTALPSTLPSAHDPSSPGDDAVIGPELELSWGEDQVLPTRVLTFVHETDPLLRLGVWADPALFTREQAEGFLVGLVRLLEAAATGDVPLDALTEVTGVRPVERGADWERVDGSWVSPPAVAEALSRALDGVPVHVTTDPPATDGPAEAEAGRGLTAYIASGGAPLTPAAAHAALMDALPGRPGLLAPRRYVIVQSPPAEAHRSGAWLRQQILSEGTGREPADAT is encoded by the coding sequence ATGGTGAGTGAGCGAGCCACTTCGAGACTCAAGGACATCCGCGCCCGCGCCTGCACCGTGACTGTCGCGTACGCGGGCGGCGAGGAGCGCCGGGGCCCCGTCACGATGGGGCAGGCCAACATGATCCGCTGCATCCTGCGGGACGAGCCCGCGCACATCAACATCCACGATGTGTGGCCGGCACCCGCCGGGACCGGGATGGAAGCGGCCGTCGACGCCCTGCGCGCCCTCGCCGTCCGGCACGAGGCGCTGCGCACCACGTTCCCCCACGCCCCTGGCTCCGCTCCTCGCGAGCAAGTCGTGGCCGCCGAGGGCACGTTCACCGTCACCGTCCTCGACCACGACGAACTCCCCGGCGAACCCGACCGGTACGCCGAGTCGTTGGCGCGCGAGGCCCGCGACGAGCGGTTCCACCTGGACCGGGACTTCCCCCTCCGGGTGTCCCTGGTAGCCCTCGACGGCACGCCGGTGTACGCCGCGCTCGCGGCCAGCCACGCGGTCGCGGACATCAGCGCGCTCGCCGTCCTCAAGGAGGAATGGCTCGCGCTGCTGGCCGGCGGGACGCTCCCTCCGCAGACGGCGCTGACGCCGCTCGGCCTCGCCGCCGAGGAGGCGGCCCCGGCCGGGCTCCGTAAGTCCGCGGCGTCGCTGGGGTACTGGGAGCGGATCATCCGTACCGGACCGCAGGCCATGTTCGCGGAACCGGGCGCCGAAGGCACCGAGGTCCGCGCGCCGCAGCTCACCCTCCGGTCGCGGCGCGGCGCCCGCGCCCTGGCCCTCGTCGCGGAGCGCACCGGCGGCCTGCCGTCGACGGTGCTGCTCACGGCCTGGTGCGCGCTCCTCGCGCACCGTACGGACCAGCCGGCCTGCGTGACCGCCGTCCCGACGTCCAACCGGTACGAGCCCCGCCTGACCCGCTCGGTGAACACCCTGTCCCAGGACGCCCTGCTCTGCCTCGACGTCCGGGTCCCGTCCTTCGACGTCCTCCTCGGCAAGGCCTGGGGTGCCGCGCTCAACGCCTACCGGCACAGCCGGTTCGACGCCGTGAGCCTGTGGGAGATGATCGGCAGGGCGACCTTCGAGCGCGGCAGCCGGTTCACCCGCGATGTCGCCTTCAACGACGTGAGCACCCTGCCCACCGCGCTGCCCTCCACGCTCCCTTCCGCGCACGACCCCTCCTCCCCCGGCGACGATGCCGTCATCGGCCCCGAGCTTGAGCTCAGTTGGGGCGAGGACCAGGTGCTGCCGACCCGCGTCCTGACCTTCGTCCACGAGACGGACCCCCTGCTGCGCCTCGGCGTGTGGGCGGACCCCGCACTGTTCACCCGGGAGCAGGCGGAGGGCTTCCTCGTCGGTCTGGTGCGTCTCCTGGAGGCGGCCGCCACCGGGGACGTACCGCTGGACGCGCTCACCGAGGTGACCGGGGTCCGGCCGGTCGAGCGCGGTGCGGACTGGGAGCGGGTGGACGGCTCCTGGGTCTCGCCGCCCGCCGTGGCGGAGGCCCTGAGCCGGGCCCTCGACGGCGTACCCGTACACGTCACGACGGATCCCCCGGCCACCGACGGACCGGCGGAGGCGGAGGCCGGGCGGGGCCTCACGGCGTACATCGCCTCCGGGGGCGCGCCGCTGACTCCGGCGGCGGCCCACGCCGCGCTCATGGACGCCCTCCCCGGCCGTCCCGGGCTGCTGGCTCCCCGCCGGTACGTGATCGTCCAGAGCCCGCCGGCGGAGGCCCACCGGAGCGGCGCCTGGCTCCGGCAGCAGATTCTCTCGGAAGGGACCGGCCGGGAACCGGCGGATGCGACATGA